GATGAACTATACCTTATATGCTCAAAAGAACATCAATGGGCAAAAAAGAATATCATCCAGATGGATGATTTATCAAAAGCTGATTTCATCATGAGGGAAGTTGGCAGCGGCACCAGAGAAGTGTTTGAAAATACAATGAAATCCCACAACGTCGAATACGACATTAAACTGGAACTAAACAGCATCGAGGCAATAAAGAAGGCAGTCGAAGCAAACTTAGGTGTTTCAGTAATATCAAAGTTAGCTCTAAATGAAGAATTAAAAAGTTCGAAGCTTATAAAAATAGAAATAGAAGGAATAAAATTCACGAGAAAATTCAATATCATATATCATAAAGACAAATACTTGTCAGATCTTCATAAGAAGTTTATAGATTTCATTTGCAGTGTAAAATGAGGCATGTTATTTTAAAAGGAATTCGTAATATGTCATGACGTAGTCTTTTATCCTATCTGCAATCGCTTTGTGGCCCTCCTCATTCGGGTGTATTCCATCTTCACATAAAAGCTTTCTGTAATCAGGTCTATCTAAAAACGCGCTTCTCACATCTATTATCTTCGTATCGGTGCTTGAGGCTATGCTCAATATGGCAGAATTGTATCTTTCCTGCCACCAGTATATCTTTGTGACGCTTCCAAGCCACGTCAATATGTTTTTTGCCATTTCTTTATTGCCTTTGCTAATCCAGCTAAAGTATCTGTCTGCATCCAATGGAGGAAGCGTAAGCAAAACCGGTGCTATGTTGGCATTTTTAAGCGAATCTATGAGTTCTCTTAATGTCTCTTTAAACACATTGAAATCAGTGTTTGGCAGATGTTCTTTGTAAGGGTCTTTAGCTACCTCATCCCAATTAAAATCGCAATCATTCCCCCCAAACTCTAAAAGTACAATATCAGGACTTACCTTGTCTAACTCTTTTTTAAGCCTGTCTTTGCCTCTTAATATGGTGCTGCCAAACTTCGATATGTTTTCAACAGTTCCTTTTAAGCATCCATTTAAAAGATTTGCATAAGAATCCTTCAAAACCACATATTTGTTCCTAATTTTATCGAGAACCACGCCTTTGGATATGGAATCTCCGCACACAAGAAAGTTGTAATTTTCTTTTATGTTCAACATCTCCATCATTTAGCCTCCCTAACCTTTTAATCTATTATACCACAAATTAACATATTTATTAACAAAAAAATGCCGAAACATTCGGCATTATTCCAATTTCAATATTACATCATTATCCTTTTTGTAGATTATATAATTTGCGTTGATACCCAGTATATCGCCGCTTCCCGTTATGGTCTCACCTGTATTTACGTCAATCAAATCTTTACCGTCAAAAGTGACAGTCAAAGCATTGTCCTTAGGCAGTATATACACCTGATTTGGATCAATTGCATGATTCAGCTTTATGTGACTCCAGTTTTTGAAGCTTTTATCAATTGTTCCGTAGTATATTTCCACAACTTTATTGTCGCTGTCTAATTTACCTACGTACACATTGTCATTGTTGTCAGTGCCAATAAGCGAGAAGCCACCACTTAAAAATGTGTAGCCACTGCCATTCTTGATGACCCTTATTATCCCGTTTGATGACTCATATAAAAGGACATCTTTTCTCTGAAGCTCGTACATTCTTGTAATCCTCTTAACTGGCAGTCTAAAGTTTGTAATCTGGCCCATTATATCTACACGGTACAGATAGCTATAACCATTGGCATCAACCACATTTATATAGATCATGTTTGTAAGAGGCGACAATGTGACATTTTCTATACGGCTGTTTCTTGGAGCATATATAAGCTTGTCTATCTTTATCTTGTTGTTTATATCAAGGTCATAAGCCTCAAGCTGTATCGCTTCACTGCCACGGCTATACGTCTTATAAAAATATATGATTCTGTTTCTATCGTTAAGCCATGTGTAGTACTGTATATAGTTGCTGGCTGCGATTACCTTCTTTATGCCTTGCGTCTTAGTGTCGACGACTATTATCTGATGGTTTAAAAGATATGAAACGTAACTTCCGTCATAAGAAGCCTCCACACTTTCTCCATCGTTAGGTACCGCAACTTTCATGGTCTTTTGCATCGCGTTTGTATCTGACTCAGTATTGACTTTTTGTATGTGAAACGTAGTTGTTGTAGATAGATATACATTATTTATATAGAAAAGCACTCCCATCTCTATTATCAATGGAAACACTATCCACGTAAAAATTCTTCTTATAGCTTTCATAATACCTCCATCTTATTTTGCATAAAATATTGTAGGAACCATTCTCTCGCCTAAAGGATTTGACGGATTGTTTATGACTTTTCCTTTGTAGTACATGGTGGTTGAGGATCCTCCGTCAAGATTTGTGGCATTTACGGCACCATAATCCAGCATTATGTTTTGCACATCCTTTAACGTGGCTCCGACGCTGGATATTGCCCTTCCGTCTATGACTAAAAATATGACTGTACCATCGGCCCTCTGTCCTATTGCAGTCCTTGGGGCAATACCCCATCCACCGTCACCAGTCTTTATCATAGGCTTTCCATTGACTACGAGAGCAGGACCAAAGCTTACAGCTTCTTTTAAATTTAATTTTTTTATCTCGTCCAACGTGTATTTGCCCACCAGCAGTTTGCCGTCTGTTGTAAATCCTGCAAGGTCGATTTTACCGTCTTTGCTGTAGGCATTGTTGTATATTAGCTTTCCATTGTGTATGATGATTCCGCCTGGCGTTCCTCCACTTCCAGTCCACGCACCATCAACGTATCCAATAAAGCCTCCAGCGTTTATAGCAGCTATAGCCCCATTTTCTTTCGCTATCTCACTGACTGTCTCTCCTTCTTTAGGAAGCTTGCTTGATATGCCTACTTCAACTCTCGTAGGATCGTGAATTAAAATCACCTTTCCTTTGAATCTGCTGCTGCTTATGTCGTTCACTTCAATCGTCGTATCGTGGTTGTTTTTGAAATTCAATAGACTACTTTTGCTGCTGTCTGTAGATATATTTGTCATTTCCTTCATTATAGCGTCAATTTTGCTTTGAGGCAAAAATAATGTGGCAATGTACTTATGGCTAAATGTAGTCATAGCTGTCGCTACCAAAGTATTTCTGATATTTGTAAAAGGACCGTAAAATATGGACATCGGTATAACTATGACAGCCAAAAATACTTGAAATATTACATATGCTATTATCTTTTTCATACAATTTCTCTCTCCCATTTTAACACCTTATAATTTTACACATATTCTATTATACAAGAAAATTATTAATATTTTATTAAAAAAATCGCAAATATATAAAAAAATATATCCTGAATAGCTATTTTTATAGCATAATCAGGATATATTTACTTGTATTGGGTTATTTTGCAAGATTGTATATGTTTATTAGACATTTTTCTACGCAATTTTACTTTTCGCCACAAATATTTAAGATCTCATTATACAATTTTTTGTCGATGTAGAATCCCTTTCGTATCATATCGTCTACAACTGGCTTTACTCTTTTTATGATTCCTTTTTCCTTTGCCTTTACCAAAATCCCCAGCGTGCCACTTACAACAAGTCCTAAGCTTTTTGAATGCTGTCTTGCAAGGTAATCATCAATAATACACAAATCAGCATTAATCTCTTTAGCCAAAATCATCACTTCAACTTCACCCTTATGAAGGCTTGTAGGGAAAAATTGCTTTGCCTCTTCATTTTTTATCTTAACAATTTTTATAAAGTCTTCAATTTGGCAATTTTCAACAATATTCACTTCTTCATATACACCATAAGGGATATATACATTCTCGTAAAGCTGTTTTAAAAGATCCATTCGGCCTATATTTCGAAGAATTATAATCGGTGTAGAGTTTAAAACAACTTTACGCATTTCTTATATCCTCCGCAAGTTCTTCTCCGCCAACGTAAGAAAAAATGCTTATATTAAAACCAGATAAATACTTTATGAAATCTTCCTCACTTACACCAGCAAGTCCAGCACATTGACCTAATGAAAGCTTTTTCTCTTGATAATATCTAACTGCTAAAGTTTTTTTCATCTCATCTATAAGCTCTTCTCCACTTTTTCCAAGACTTAATAATATTTCTTCAGGAATTTCTATTTTCTCTGTAAACTTCATAAAATCACCTTCTGTTTTAAACCTTATGATTATATTATATCACATATAGCTTAAGTTAGTGGAAACATAATGAAAAAATAAATATATAAAAAAATATATCCTGAATAGCTATTTTTATAGCATAATCAGGATATATTTACATATATTGGGTTATTTTGCAAGATTGTATATGTTTATTATGTCATCTTTCGTAAGTTTAACAAACTGCCCGACAGTTGTCGCCCCATTTGACGTGCATTTATCTGCCATCTCCTCAAACCTGTCATAAGGTATATTAGCTTCCTTCAGTGTCACAGGAAGACCTATATTTTTGAAGAAATCCTCAAGTCTTTTTATACCTTCCAGCGCTATCGCTTCTCTGTCGGTAAATGTCAAGTCTACATCCCAAACTTTAACGGCAAACTGGACAAATCTATCCAAGTCGTGTTTATACACGTATTTCATCCATGCTGGGAATATTATAGCAAGACCTGCGCCGTGTGCTATATCGTAGATTGCGCTTAGTTCATGCTCAATCCTGTGTGATGCCCAATCACCGATTCTTCCCGTATCCAGCAATCCATTATGTGCAATAGTACCTACCCACATCACTTCAGCTCTCGCATCATAGTCTTCAGGATTTTCAATAAGCCTTGGAACATTGTTTATCATTGTCTTAAGCGTTGCTTCACAAAGCCTATCTGTAAGATCTACATTGCGGACATTTGTAAAGTACCTTTCCATTATATGAGCCATTATATCCGCTGCACCTGCAGCCGTCTGATACTGAGGAAGTGTGTACAAAAGCTCTGGATTCATTATGGCAAATTGAGGCCTTATGAGATCAGAATGTATACCTTTCTTGTACCAACCATCTTCATTCGTTATGACTGCACTGTCGCTGGCTTCACTTCCTGTTGCAGCCAACGTCAATATTACACCTACTGGCAATGCCTTTTCAATCTCAGCTTTGCCTACAAAGAAATCCCACACTTTGCCATCGTAAAGCGCACCAACAGCGATAGCCTTTGCAGTGTCTATGGCACTACCTCCACCTACAGCCAATATAAAGTCAATGCCGTTTTCTTTGCAAATCTTTATCCCTTCATAAACCAAGCTAAGCCTTGGATTTGGTTTTACTCCTGATAATTCTATGTAATCAACACCATTGTCTTTTAGCGATTTTACGACTTTGTCGTAAAGACCTGTCTTTTTTATGCTGCCACTGCCGTAGACAAACAATACTTTTTTTGAATATTTTTTTGTCTCTTGGCCTACTCTATTTTCAGTCCCTTTGCCAAAGATGATCTTTGTCGGACAAACAAAATCAAAATTGTTCATAAAATCACACCCTCTTTTTAATTTTTCTTTTGAAATAATTATACCACTGGTTTTTTGAAAAACATATTTTGATAGTACACTACGATAACATTTGATATGTAACAACTAATATACAACTTCATATATTAGTTTTAGAACACGATCATATTTAATCGTGCTCAAAATATTCCAAACGAGGTGGTTGTTTTGCCAACTATTCAAATTAACCCTACTGACGATGCTTATATATCGCAGTATTTTCCTACTCAAAATTTCGGCAATTCTATTTCACTATTTACTGGCGAATATTTAAGGTTTGGAAATATGCCAGATGCTTACAGAACTCTATTAAAGTTTGACTTATCAGGAGCTATACCGTCTGGTAATGTGATGACAGATGCTAAACTGTATCTTTATGTAAACAGAAAAGATATGCCTGACAGCGTACTGTATCCACAGAATATTACAATCTATGAAAACTTAAATGACTTCAGTCAATCGACGGTAACTTGGAATACGGCACCTTTTACCGTCGTAACTCCTTATAGTTTTACTGTTACCGACAGCATGGTAGGAAGCTATATAGGAATTGATATAACAAACTTAGCATATAAATGGGTCTTAACACCATCTTTAAACTTTGGCATAACCATAAAGGGAATAGAAAATGTAGTTGACACTATAATAGGATATGAATCAACTAACAATGTAAATAAGCCATATCTTGAAATAACTTATGAACCATGTCCTGTATGTCCTACCGGTCCAACCGGTCCGACTGGTCCTACTGGCCCTACCGGTCCGACTGGTCCTACTGGTCCTACCGGCCCGACTGGCCCGACTGGTCCTACTGGTCCTACCGGCCCGACTGGTCCTACCGGCCCGACTGGTCCTACTGGTCCTACTGGTCCTACCGGCCCGACTGGCGCAGGAATAGCAGCTTACGGATATATTTACAACACAACTGGTAACACCGTCATTCTTGGTGGAGATGTAACATTTGACAGCAATGGACCGTTAGTAGGCATCTCTCACACAGCAGGAACTGCACCTATAACATTTGATGTCGGCGGAACCTATAGAATTAGCTATACTGCGACAGCTTCAGTAGCTATTTTGAATTCGATGGTGTTGACATTAAACGGCACTCCATTACCTGAAACGCAGTATTCTACCATTATCAATGCAACTGAACTAGTAGGTGAAGCTATAATAACAGTATCCGCTGGAGACGTATTGACTTTGAGAAATACAGGCGTCGCCTTGACTTTAGCTTCTGGAGTCGTAAATGCTTCTATCACATTGCTAAAGCTTGACTGATATTAAAAGACATCTAAGGGTTTTGTTTTGCCAACCCTTAGATGTAAATTTATTGAAATCAGATAAGGAGAATGTCTATGTGCCAAAGTATAACTATAAGTCTGTGCATGATAGTAAAAAATGAAGAACTGACATTGGATAGGTGCTTAACATCCATAAAAGATGCGGTAGATGAAATAATCATAGTTGATACAGGTTCTACTGACTTAACAAAAAATATTGCAAAGAAATTTACTGATAAAATATTTGATTTTAAGTGGATAGACGATTTTAGCGCAGCAAGAAATTTTTCATTTAGCAAAGCGACAATGGATTATATATTATGGCTTGATGCAGATGATTATGTGGAACCAGGCGATTTAGAAAAACTTATAAATCTTAAAAACAATTTTGACCCATCTATTGACTCAGTGACGATGAAGTACGTATTGACTAAAACATCAAATGGCAATCCATCTTTCATAAGCATTAGAAATCGCCTTGTTAAAAGGACGAAGGATTTTAAATGGGTTGGCGCAGTGCATGAATACCTTGAGGTCTACGGAAAAATTTACAATAGCGATATACAAATTGTGCATGGTAAAATAAAAAATACGCCCAATAGAAACATTGAAATTTACGAAAAAATGATTGAAAGCAAAAAAGACTTTTCGCCAAGAGATATGTTTTACTATGCAAATGAATTAGCCGAACACAAAAGATATACTGAAGCCGTTCAATATTACAACATGTTTATAGACTCCAAGAAAGGATGGATGGAAGATATACTGTATTCTCTCGGAAAGCTTGCTGACTGCTATGAAGCTTTAGGAGACTTAGACAAAAGGGATAAAGTGCTTTTTAAATCTTTTGAGTACGACGTACCAAGGCCTGAATTCTGTTGCAGATTAGGTTATAAATTTTTGCAGGAAAACAAGATAAAACAATCTATTTTCTGGTATGAGCTTGCGACAAAAGTAGAAAAACCTAATCAAGGCTTTGTAAATATAGCATGTTCAACATGGCTTCCACATATTCAGTTGTGTATATGCTATTATAGATTAGGTGACATAAAAAAATCATATATGCATAATGAAGAAGCGAGAAAGTATGACCCAAATAATCCTATGGTGCTTCAAAACAAAGCATTTTTAGAAAGCTTATTAAATAACAAATGATTATAAGCATAACCTGGTATATTTATTATTGTTATATCAGGTTATGCTTATATAAACTATTTAAGTTATATTGACTTAAGCATATATTTGAAAATCATCAAGGCTTCGGCTCCTACCCATCTCATTAATAAAAGCGTCAACAGCAAATTGCTCTTTTAAAATATTGTAGTAGTACATCTCCTCTTTTGACTTTATCTCAAATCCATTAGCCAATTTCTTATTTTTAACAAAATATCTGTCACTTATCTCTGCCTCTCCCAATGAATTTAAAACTTCATTTGTGCCAGTACCAATCGAAAATTTTTCTTTCCTCCTCCAAACAATTGAATCAGGTAGATACTCTTCCGCAGTCTTTCTAAGAATCCACTTTTCTGTTTTATCTTTTTCGCTTATTTTATAAGATGGCTTTATTTTAAAAGCATAGTGAATCATTTCCGTATCTAAAAAAGGCACTCTTCCTTCTATTGAATTGGCCATTGTCATCCTGTCAACTCTTTGTAAATTACTGTTGTGCAAATTTCCTGTTATACTTCTAAGTTCTGTGTGCATTTCCCAATTATTTGAGTAATTTTTTAAATAATGATAACCACCAAATAGTTCATCTGCACCTTCACCAGATAAGACAACTTTTACATATTTGCTGGCAAGCTTAGATACAAAGTATGTCGCAACAGCACTCCGTACTAAAGCTGGATCACAGGATTCAAGATAATATATAACTTTTGGCAGTATTTTCTTTATATCGTCTTCTGTATAAATTAACTCATGGTGAATTGTACCAATATAGTCTGCAACAATCCTTGCGTTTTTTATATCATTACTGCCTTCCATGCCAACTGCAAAGGAATTTAAATTCTTCTTGTACTTTGCAGCAATGGCAGCTATAAGGCTGCTATCAAGACCACCACTAAGAAATACTCCAACTGGAACATCAGCAACTAATCTTTTCCTCACTGAATCCTCTAATCTAAGCCTTAGTCCATTTACTATATCATCTGCATTTTTTATATTTATTGGATCTTGTTCTATAGAAAAATATTTTGAAAATCCATTTTTTGTCGTATATGTTTGTCCATTAGGAAATTCATTTATATCGTCTGTGACAACTTGCAGCGCCTTAATCTCCGATGCAAAAGCCAAATAACCTTCTTCTGTATAACCGTAATACAATGGCTTTATTCCTAGTGGATCCCTAGCCATAAATATTGTTTTTTCAATAGAATCATAAATAACCAGCGAAAACATGCCATCCAAGTAATTAACACAGTCCTCTTTTAATTCTTCGTATAAATGAATTATCACCTCACTATCTGTATTTGTGGCAAAATTATGATTTTTTAACTCACTTCTTAATGACTTGTAATTGTAAATTTCACCATTAAATATCATCCAATATCTTCCGTCTTCATTTTTCATCGGTTGCCTACCATTATATAAGTCAATTATAGTCAACCTATTATGTCCTAATGTAATATTTGAGTCTGAAAATATACCATGATCGTCTGGTCCACGATGTACAATTTTCTCCAACATCATCTTAACTCTATTTGTGTCGTTCCCATGAAATATACCAGCTATCCCGCACAAAAGATAATCATCTCCTTATAATCAGAATTTTTTGATATAGAATAAAATTACATCAATACCATTATACAATATTATACAGTAAAAATCTAGCCAATGAAGATATTGGTTAGCATTTAATAGTTATAAAATTTAGATTTAAAGTGATAAAAAGAACAGGTCTATTTAATGCCTGTTCTTTTTTATACTTACTCTATTTTAAACATCTTAAGCGATTCCATAAGCTCTTCTGCATACATTTTAAGCTCATTTGCCGTGCTTGAAAGCTCCTCAATTATAGCTGTCTGCTCTTGTGATGATGCCGAAATCTCCTCAGTAGACGCCGCAGTTTCCTCAGATACAGCAGCTATATCCTGCACAGCATCAACGATCTTGTTCTTATTGGCTTCTATCTCTTTTAAAGAGTCGTTCAGGCTGTTTATCATGTCTGTCACAAACTTCAAGGCTTGTATAATGCCTTCAAATATCTCTTTCGTGTTATTGACGGAATTGCTTTGCTCCATGACGATATTATTGGCATTTTCCACCGTTGCCACCGTTTCATTTACGTCATTTTGTATCTCAGATATAAGCTCTGATATGCTTTTAGCAGCAAGGCTTGACTCATCAGCCAATTTTCTCACTTCATCAGCAACAACAGCAAAGCCTTTTCCAGCCTCTCCCGCTCTTGCAGCTTCTATAGCTGCATTTAAAGACAGCAAATTGGTCTGATCCGCTATCTGCCTTATTGTATCCACTATCTTTCCTATCTGGTTTGATTTATCTCTCAAGAAAAGTGTAGATTCTCTTACTTTGTTGTTGGATTCGATGCTTTGCTGCGTCTTAGCTAAAAGGCTTTCAATTATCTCATTGCTGCTTTCCGAAATCATGTTTATGTTTGTGACTTCGTCCAAAATATTGTTGGAGTCGTTCATAGCCGTATCTATAAGCTTTCCAAGCTCCAGTGTTGCTTTTGCGCTGCTTTGAGCGCTTTCAGCCTGATTCGATGAACCTTCAGCTATCTGCTCTATTGCCCTGGCCACATCTTGCATTGTGGACGAAACTTGCTCTGACGACGATGCAATGTTATTGGAAATATTGTTTACAGATTCAGCCACATTTTTTATCTTTATGACCAATGACCGTATTCCTTCAATCATGTCATTGTAGCTTTTAGAAAGCAGTCCTACTTCATCTCTTGATTTTATATCAGTGCTAAGCACAAGCTCACCTTTTGACGCTTTCTCCATCGTCTTTGATATTTTCCTGATGCCGCCTGTCAAAGTAGAAATAAAGATAAATGCCAAAATGAGCCCAAATATGAGGCAGATAATCATTACAGTGATCATCGTATTCCTTATGGAGCTTGTATCAACATTTAGCTCCTGAATAGTCGTCGAAACGACGCCGATCCATCCAAATTCGCTTAGCTTCTTGACGCTGGCAAACTTCAACTGGTTGTTAAAAGTGTACTCCATCGTCTTATTATTAAGGGACAAAAGCTGTTTGCCAAAGCTGTACTTTGTAATCTTTGTAAACATCATAGTTTTGTCAGGATGGGATATGACAGTGCCATCACTTGTCATCAAGTAAAAGTATCCTGAATTTCCTATCTTTATGCTGCTTATGGCATCCGAAAGCTTCGATAGGTCTATGTCTATTCCGACAACTCCTGCTAAGTTTTGGTTTTCATCAAATATGGCTTTTGACATGGTTATCTCAGGTTTGCCAGACAGGATGTCCTTGTAAGGCTCAGTAGAAGCAATAGCACCTCCTGCATCTAAAGCAGCTTGATACCAAGGCCTTTTAGTGAGATCTACTCCACTTACATCTTGAACAGGGTAGATGATGGTCTTACCGTCTTTAGCTGTAAAATAAGCGTTTAATATGATCGAATTGTTGTCTTCTACACCTTTTAATTTATCCAACAAGCTACTTGAATCGCCGGTTTTGATGTAGTTTTTAAGGTCGCTGGAATTGGCAATATCATTAAGTGAAATCTCCGCGTTTTGCTTCACCATTCCAACGTAATTGTCAAGCACTGAAAGAGCCGCTTGATTTGATTTGTCTATTCTGCTTTTTAAAATTGTCTGCGCTTCATTTACAGAAAAATAGCCTGTAATGAGAAGCGGTACGACGATAAACAGGGTAACCAATGAGAAAATCTTGATCCTTATGCTTTTCACTGCCTTATCACCTCATGTATTAATTTTGCTCGTAAATTGTTTATCGGCTATTTTAACAATAATCTTAAGCGTTTTTTGTATTTTTTCTCATATCAATTCCATAAATGCCGCCATGCTGCCTGTTATACCCTTGTCCCTTCTGTAAGAGTAAAACTCATCAATATTGCAAGATGTGCAAAGGCCTGATATAGTTATGTTCTCATCTTTTATCCCACAGTTTATAAGCTCATAGTAGTTTGTCATCTCAAGGTTTAACATCCACTTTCCATCGCCTTTGTCCAACAATACATCATCTATGTCGATATTTAATCTTGATATTTCATCTGCCACATCTTTACCTACCTCATAGCAGCAAAAGCCTATAGCTGGACCTATAGCTGCAAGTATATCTTTTTTATCAGAGCCAAAAGCAGTTACCATCGTCTCAACAGTCTTAGGGCCAATTTCTTTCACTGTGCCTCTCCATCCAGCATGCGCTAATGCTATGACGTTTTTTACAGGATCTAAGAAATAAAGAGGTGTGCAATCAGCATAAAATGTCACAATGGGTATGCCTCTTTCATTGGTCATCAAAGCATCCGCGTTTTTTATATCGCTTTCCCCAAAGTTTTTACCTTTGTCAGATTCATTGACAATTCTAATGCCATCTGAATGGATTTGATTTGAAAACACCATATCGTTGTAATTGATATTTGCAACATGGCATATACGATTAAAATTTTCATACACGCTTTCTTTATCATCGTACCTTGTAAGGCTTAAGTTAAGAGAGCTGTAAGGCCCACCACTTATGCCGCCTATTCTTGTGGAAAAAAGATGTTTTACCTTCCCGGTTTCTTCAAATGCAGGTATCGTATAAAAGACGAGGCCATCTTTTTCATTTCTTTTAAATCCTATATCCACCTTAATCAAACCTTTCTATATTATTATTGTATAAAAAAAGGACATCACTGTCCTCAATTCAGCTTGCCTTTTTCTTTTTTTCTTCTTTTTTATTTATGTACTTGTCAGAAAATTTGATCATTGAAAGCATTATTAAAAAAAGCAATGCTACCGTCAGCACCCCTGCAACCGGTATAATAATAATGTACTTTTCCATCATTGACCTCTCCCTTTTTAACCTTATATATACATTATACTATAATCGTATACAAATTTGTTGACTTTTTTAAAAAAAATA
The nucleotide sequence above comes from Thermoanaerobacterium sp. PSU-2. Encoded proteins:
- a CDS encoding methyl-accepting chemotaxis protein, yielding MKSIRIKIFSLVTLFIVVPLLITGYFSVNEAQTILKSRIDKSNQAALSVLDNYVGMVKQNAEISLNDIANSSDLKNYIKTGDSSSLLDKLKGVEDNNSIILNAYFTAKDGKTIIYPVQDVSGVDLTKRPWYQAALDAGGAIASTEPYKDILSGKPEITMSKAIFDENQNLAGVVGIDIDLSKLSDAISSIKIGNSGYFYLMTSDGTVISHPDKTMMFTKITKYSFGKQLLSLNNKTMEYTFNNQLKFASVKKLSEFGWIGVVSTTIQELNVDTSSIRNTMITVMIICLIFGLILAFIFISTLTGGIRKISKTMEKASKGELVLSTDIKSRDEVGLLSKSYNDMIEGIRSLVIKIKNVAESVNNISNNIASSSEQVSSTMQDVARAIEQIAEGSSNQAESAQSSAKATLELGKLIDTAMNDSNNILDEVTNINMISESSNEIIESLLAKTQQSIESNNKVRESTLFLRDKSNQIGKIVDTIRQIADQTNLLSLNAAIEAARAGEAGKGFAVVADEVRKLADESSLAAKSISELISEIQNDVNETVATVENANNIVMEQSNSVNNTKEIFEGIIQALKFVTDMINSLNDSLKEIEANKNKIVDAVQDIAAVSEETAASTEEISASSQEQTAIIEELSSTANELKMYAEELMESLKMFKIE
- the pgeF gene encoding peptidoglycan editing factor PgeF, translated to MDIGFKRNEKDGLVFYTIPAFEETGKVKHLFSTRIGGISGGPYSSLNLSLTRYDDKESVYENFNRICHVANINYNDMVFSNQIHSDGIRIVNESDKGKNFGESDIKNADALMTNERGIPIVTFYADCTPLYFLDPVKNVIALAHAGWRGTVKEIGPKTVETMVTAFGSDKKDILAAIGPAIGFCCYEVGKDVADEISRLNIDIDDVLLDKGDGKWMLNLEMTNYYELINCGIKDENITISGLCTSCNIDEFYSYRRDKGITGSMAAFMELI